Proteins from a genomic interval of Rhodothermus marinus:
- a CDS encoding LemA family protein — protein MRSKGLLALVVVVLLLGMAGCAGCSAYNRMVEADEMVARAWADLQAQYQRRADLIPNLVRTVQASANFERETLEAVTNARARATSITLSVEDLSDPEKVRQFQEAQAQLSSALARLLAVAENYPQLQTTEAFRDLLVQLEGTENRIAVARRDYNEAVRRYNTLVRRFPTVLVASLTGFVPKQPFEAAESAQEAPQVEFDL, from the coding sequence ATGCGAAGCAAAGGACTGCTGGCCCTGGTTGTGGTGGTGCTGCTGCTCGGCATGGCCGGCTGCGCCGGCTGCAGCGCCTACAACCGGATGGTTGAAGCCGATGAGATGGTGGCCCGTGCCTGGGCCGACCTGCAGGCGCAGTATCAACGCCGCGCCGATCTGATTCCCAACCTGGTGCGGACGGTGCAGGCGTCGGCCAACTTCGAGCGCGAGACGCTGGAGGCCGTGACAAACGCGCGGGCGCGTGCCACGTCGATCACGCTGAGCGTCGAAGATCTGAGCGATCCGGAGAAGGTGCGGCAGTTCCAGGAGGCGCAGGCGCAACTTTCGAGTGCGCTGGCCCGGTTGCTGGCCGTGGCCGAAAACTATCCGCAGCTGCAGACCACGGAGGCCTTCCGTGATCTGCTGGTGCAGCTCGAAGGCACGGAAAACCGCATCGCCGTGGCCCGACGCGATTACAACGAAGCCGTGCGGCGCTACAACACGCTGGTCCGGCGATTTCCGACGGTGCTGGTGGCCAGCCTGACGGGTTTTGTGCCCAAGCAACCGTTCGAGGCAGCCGAAAGCGCCCAGGAAGCGCCGCAGGTAGAATTTGATCTCTGA